From the genome of Streptomyces sp. NBC_01341, one region includes:
- a CDS encoding fluoride efflux transporter FluC, with translation MNWLLVVLGGAVGAPLRYLTDRAVQARHGAGLPYVFPWGTFTVNAAGSLLLGVLTGAAVSSPVFALLGTGLCGALTTYSTFSYETLRLAEQGRGFLAGANVLASLLAGLGAVFLGVEVAGGFGGAGG, from the coding sequence GTGAACTGGCTTCTGGTCGTCCTCGGAGGAGCCGTCGGGGCGCCGCTGCGCTACCTGACGGACCGTGCGGTACAGGCGCGGCACGGCGCCGGACTGCCGTACGTGTTCCCGTGGGGGACCTTCACGGTCAACGCGGCGGGCAGCCTGCTGCTCGGGGTGCTCACGGGCGCCGCGGTGTCCTCGCCGGTCTTCGCCCTGCTGGGGACGGGGCTGTGCGGGGCGCTGACGACGTACTCGACCTTCTCGTACGAGACGCTGCGGCTGGCCGAGCAGGGCCGCGGCTTCCTGGCGGGCGCCAACGTGCTGGCGTCCCTGCTGGCCGGGCTCGGGGCGGTCTTCCTCGGGGTGGAAGTGGCGGGGGGCTTCGGCGGCGCAGGGGG